The following are encoded together in the Nocardioides sp. Arc9.136 genome:
- a CDS encoding ABC transporter permease: MRTVLLASMRTHARRYVAAAVAVVIGVSFVVVTSALSAATKDGLVAGVGLPYRGSDAVVSQIAAEDAALVVRRAAATGDSAAVLGFVTQPVTADGRVVGQRVDLAPIADDEALRWQDLREGRWPAGSGEAVADLNDAKSNGLAIGDRVRVGAGSRALEAEVVGLVDSPSASAGAALYLPWADLEPWTSSLYVDGVAYAGDGARAAARGTSATVQPTDEFVQERQAEITQEVDVIAIVLLVFAAIALFVSVLVIANTFSILFAQRQRDLALLRCVGATRRQLLRSVRLEAAALGVLSAGLGLVVGTLLGRALVAVARGRLPDGTMGEATVSPQWYAGAFAVGLLVTVVAAWLPTRAVVRVSPLTALRPDTGVDLRTGAGRFRTAAGVVAVVAGAALLLVAIAGHSVGVMVAGGTLAFTGVLVLGPLVVPALVRLAGAPLRGTTARLATGNAVRNPRRTAATTASLLVGVTLTTAVLTGLASSRSAVADDMDTSHPVDLTLTSPTDPLAGTLLPDVRATLGVREAVALEGVVAEVEGVGRLPVVDPGPAAGVIRDDTVTRPRAGVITLPYDVLPGGDVPRRVDVTVDGRTERLRVSTGSGWGEAGLVSSATLASLGGDPLPRAVWARADDGADVEDLTGDLGALATNAGADLFDGLAERAWVELQLDVLTGAVVALLGIAVAIALIGIGNTLGLSVLERARENALLRALGLTRRQLRRMLAAEAVLLSVVATVLGTVIGVVFAWVAVRTMVDVAVDDAAVVLPWGQLLVVVLVAAAAGLLAGVLPSRRAARVAPAAGLALD; encoded by the coding sequence ATGAGGACCGTGCTCCTGGCCTCGATGCGCACCCACGCGCGGCGCTACGTCGCCGCCGCGGTCGCGGTCGTCATCGGCGTCTCGTTCGTCGTGGTGACCAGCGCGTTGTCGGCCGCCACCAAGGACGGCCTGGTCGCCGGCGTCGGCCTGCCCTACCGGGGGTCCGACGCCGTGGTCTCCCAGATCGCCGCCGAGGACGCCGCGCTGGTGGTGCGCCGTGCCGCGGCGACCGGTGACAGCGCGGCCGTGCTCGGCTTCGTGACCCAGCCGGTGACCGCCGACGGCCGGGTCGTCGGCCAGCGCGTCGACCTCGCCCCGATCGCCGACGACGAGGCGCTGCGCTGGCAGGACCTGCGGGAGGGCCGCTGGCCCGCCGGGAGCGGCGAGGCGGTCGCCGACCTCAACGACGCCAAGTCCAACGGGCTCGCGATCGGCGACCGGGTCCGCGTGGGCGCCGGCAGCCGCGCGCTCGAGGCGGAGGTCGTCGGTCTCGTCGACAGCCCCTCGGCGTCGGCCGGCGCAGCGCTCTACCTCCCCTGGGCCGACCTCGAGCCCTGGACGTCGAGCCTTTACGTCGACGGCGTGGCGTACGCCGGAGACGGCGCCCGGGCGGCCGCGCGCGGCACCTCGGCCACCGTGCAGCCGACCGACGAGTTCGTGCAGGAGCGGCAGGCCGAGATCACCCAGGAGGTGGACGTGATCGCGATCGTGCTGCTGGTGTTCGCGGCCATCGCGCTGTTCGTCTCGGTGCTGGTCATCGCCAACACCTTCTCCATCCTCTTCGCCCAGCGGCAGCGCGACCTCGCGCTCCTGCGCTGCGTCGGCGCGACCCGCCGCCAGCTCCTGCGCTCGGTCCGCCTCGAGGCCGCGGCGCTCGGCGTGCTGTCGGCCGGCCTCGGTCTCGTCGTCGGCACGCTGCTGGGCCGGGCCCTCGTCGCGGTCGCCCGGGGACGGCTCCCCGACGGCACGATGGGCGAGGCCACCGTCTCGCCGCAGTGGTACGCCGGGGCGTTCGCCGTCGGCCTGCTCGTCACCGTGGTCGCCGCCTGGCTCCCGACGCGCGCGGTCGTCCGGGTCAGCCCGCTGACCGCGCTGCGCCCCGACACCGGCGTCGACCTCCGCACCGGCGCCGGCCGGTTCCGCACCGCGGCGGGCGTGGTGGCCGTCGTGGCCGGCGCCGCCCTCCTGCTCGTCGCGATCGCCGGTCACTCCGTGGGCGTCATGGTCGCCGGCGGCACCCTCGCCTTCACCGGCGTGCTGGTGCTGGGCCCGCTCGTCGTGCCCGCCCTCGTCCGGCTCGCCGGCGCACCCCTGCGCGGCACCACCGCCCGGCTCGCCACCGGCAACGCCGTGCGCAACCCCCGCCGTACCGCTGCCACGACCGCCTCGCTGCTCGTCGGCGTCACGCTCACCACCGCGGTGCTGACCGGCCTCGCCAGCTCGCGCAGCGCGGTCGCCGACGACATGGACACCTCCCACCCCGTCGACCTGACGCTGACCTCGCCCACCGACCCGCTCGCCGGCACCCTGCTGCCCGACGTCCGCGCGACGCTCGGGGTCCGCGAGGCGGTCGCGCTGGAGGGCGTCGTGGCGGAGGTCGAGGGCGTCGGCCGCCTCCCCGTCGTCGACCCCGGCCCCGCCGCCGGGGTGATCCGCGACGACACCGTCACCCGGCCCCGCGCCGGCGTGATCACGCTGCCCTACGACGTGCTGCCCGGCGGGGACGTCCCGCGCCGCGTGGACGTCACCGTCGACGGCCGCACCGAGCGGCTCCGGGTCAGCACCGGGAGCGGCTGGGGCGAGGCCGGCCTGGTCTCCTCCGCCACGCTCGCCTCCCTCGGCGGGGACCCGCTGCCGCGGGCGGTGTGGGCCCGCGCGGACGACGGGGCCGACGTGGAGGACCTCACCGGCGACCTCGGGGCCCTGGCGACCAACGCCGGCGCCGACCTCTTCGACGGCCTGGCCGAGCGGGCCTGGGTGGAGCTGCAGCTCGACGTCCTCACCGGTGCCGTGGTCGCGCTGCTCGGGATCGCGGTGGCGATCGCCCTGATCGGCATCGGCAACACGCTCGGGCTCTCGGTGCTGGAGCGGGCACGGGAGAACGCGCTGCTCCGCGCGCTCGGGCTGACCCGGCGCCAGCTGCGCCGGATGCTCGCCGCGGAGGCGGTGCTGCTCTCGGTGGTGGCCACGGTGCTCGGCACCGTGATCGGCGTGGTCTTCGCCTGGGTCGCGGTGCGGACGATGGTCGACGTGGCCGTCGACGACGCCGCCGTGGTGCTGCCCTGGGGCCAGCTGCTGGTGGTGGTCCTCGTCGCGGCCGCCGCCGGGCTGCTCGCGGGCGTCCTGCCCTCGCGCCGGGCCGCGCGGGTCGCCCCCGCGGCCGGCCTCGCGCTGGACTAG
- a CDS encoding ABC transporter ATP-binding protein, whose protein sequence is MTTSTHPPTAPDRVALAASARGLTRVHGRGDAAVHALRGVDLDLPAGRFTAVMGPSGSGKSTLMHCLAGLDAPTSGTVEVAGRALEALDDTALTLFRRDHVGFVFQAFNLLPMLTAGQNIALPLELAGRRLTGAARERHDLVVDVLGLHDRLGHRPAELSGGQQQRVAIARALVTEPAIVFADEPTGNLDSAASAEVLDFLRRSVRELGQTVVVVTHELDAAAYADDVVVIADGAIRAHLVEPSADELVATLRGER, encoded by the coding sequence ATGACCACGAGCACCCATCCCCCGACCGCCCCGGACCGGGTCGCGCTGGCCGCCAGCGCACGCGGCCTGACCCGCGTCCACGGCCGCGGCGACGCCGCCGTCCACGCCCTGCGCGGCGTCGACCTGGACCTGCCGGCCGGCCGGTTCACCGCCGTCATGGGCCCCTCGGGCTCCGGCAAGTCGACCCTCATGCACTGCCTGGCCGGCCTGGACGCCCCCACCTCCGGGACCGTCGAGGTGGCCGGGCGGGCGCTCGAGGCGCTGGACGACACCGCCCTGACGCTGTTCCGCCGCGACCACGTCGGGTTCGTCTTCCAGGCCTTCAACCTGCTCCCGATGCTCACCGCCGGGCAGAACATCGCGCTGCCCCTCGAGCTGGCCGGCCGCCGGCTGACCGGGGCGGCGCGCGAGCGGCACGACCTCGTCGTCGACGTGCTCGGCCTGCACGACCGCCTGGGCCACCGGCCCGCCGAGCTCTCCGGCGGCCAGCAGCAGCGGGTCGCCATCGCCCGCGCGCTGGTCACCGAGCCCGCCATCGTCTTCGCCGACGAGCCCACCGGGAACCTCGACAGCGCCGCCTCCGCGGAGGTGCTGGACTTCCTGCGCCGCTCGGTGCGTGAGCTCGGCCAGACCGTCGTGGTGGTGACCCACGAGCTCGACGCGGCGGCGTACGCCGACGACGTGGTCGTGATCGCCGACGGCGCGATCCGCGCCCACCTCGTCGAGCCGTCGGCCGACGAGCTCGTCGCCACCCTGCGGGGCGAGCGATGA
- a CDS encoding response regulator transcription factor — protein sequence MTAAERIRVFLVDDQQMVRGGFRMLVDSQPDLEVVGEAGDGAEALERLAVTRADVVLMDVRMPRLDGVEATRRLAERPDAPRVLVLTTFDLDEYAFAAIRAGAAAFLLKDAAPEDLLGAIRTVHAGDSVVAPSTTRRLLEQFAAVVPDPHAEPRPGQGEARDDRLAPLTEREREVLTLVGRGLSNTEIAAELVVAETTVKTHVGRLLAKTGSRDRVQLVVLAYETGLARTT from the coding sequence GTGACGGCGGCGGAGCGGATCCGGGTCTTCCTGGTCGACGACCAGCAGATGGTGCGCGGCGGCTTCCGGATGCTCGTGGACAGCCAGCCCGACCTCGAGGTCGTCGGTGAGGCCGGCGACGGTGCCGAGGCGCTCGAGCGGCTGGCGGTCACCCGCGCCGACGTGGTGCTCATGGACGTGCGGATGCCCCGGCTGGACGGTGTGGAGGCCACCCGCCGCCTCGCGGAGCGCCCCGACGCGCCGCGCGTGCTGGTGCTCACGACGTTCGACCTCGACGAGTACGCCTTCGCCGCGATCCGCGCCGGCGCCGCGGCGTTCCTGCTCAAGGACGCCGCCCCCGAGGACCTGCTCGGCGCGATCCGCACCGTCCACGCCGGCGACTCGGTGGTCGCTCCGAGCACCACCCGACGGCTGCTCGAGCAGTTCGCGGCCGTCGTGCCCGACCCGCACGCGGAGCCCCGCCCGGGTCAGGGGGAGGCGCGGGACGACCGGCTCGCGCCGCTCACCGAGCGCGAGCGCGAGGTGCTGACGCTGGTCGGGCGGGGGCTGAGCAACACCGAGATCGCCGCGGAGCTGGTCGTGGCGGAGACGACCGTCAAGACCCACGTCGGTCGGTTGCTGGCCAAGACCGGCTCGCGGGACCGGGTGCAGCTGGTCGTCCTGGCGTACGAGACCGGGCTCGCGCGTACGACCTGA
- a CDS encoding sensor histidine kinase — protein MSTSLPDQRPPRRLGPRGRRWFDRLLVLGLLAPLALAAFGGDLAFLLLSAAAIVPLLWRRSHPVAVFWAVTAVHVLQVLAVDEPVLGQVAWPVAVYSVARHAPARHGWAALAVSALAAVTASLDWGGTGTNAQWSTVVANTMFLGAIAATAWALGTLGRTRQAYVDALVERSARVEREAAQQVALAAADERARIAREMHDVVAHGLSVIVVQADGARYAARTDPEVAARTLETVASTGREALTEMRRMLGLLRAEDDGGTPALRPQPGLADLDALVAEARTAGARVEARLPDPAAVVPDGVGLTAYRVVQEALTNVRKHAGPDVAVRIEVAVTGSAGGRAVEVLVEDDGRGAAAADDGRGLGLLGMRERVGAHGGSVEAHARTGGGFSVSARIPA, from the coding sequence GTGAGCACGTCCCTGCCCGACCAGCGGCCGCCGCGCCGTCTGGGTCCGCGGGGGCGTCGCTGGTTCGACCGGCTGCTCGTGCTCGGCCTCCTGGCCCCGCTGGCGCTGGCGGCCTTCGGCGGCGACCTGGCGTTCCTCCTGCTCAGTGCCGCCGCGATCGTCCCGCTGCTGTGGCGGCGCAGCCACCCGGTCGCCGTCTTCTGGGCCGTCACCGCGGTCCACGTGCTGCAGGTCCTCGCGGTCGACGAGCCGGTCCTCGGCCAGGTCGCGTGGCCGGTGGCGGTCTACTCCGTCGCGCGCCACGCCCCGGCTCGGCACGGCTGGGCCGCGCTGGCGGTGAGCGCGCTCGCCGCGGTGACCGCCTCGCTGGACTGGGGCGGCACCGGCACCAACGCGCAGTGGTCGACCGTCGTCGCCAACACGATGTTCCTGGGCGCCATCGCCGCGACGGCGTGGGCGCTCGGGACGCTGGGCCGCACGCGCCAGGCGTACGTCGACGCGCTGGTCGAGCGCAGCGCGCGGGTCGAGCGGGAGGCCGCCCAGCAGGTGGCGCTCGCGGCCGCGGACGAGCGCGCGCGGATCGCCCGGGAGATGCACGACGTCGTGGCCCACGGGTTGTCGGTGATCGTGGTGCAGGCCGACGGCGCCCGGTACGCCGCGCGGACCGACCCGGAGGTCGCCGCCCGCACGCTGGAGACGGTCGCCTCGACCGGCCGGGAGGCGCTGACGGAGATGCGCCGGATGCTCGGCCTGCTGCGCGCCGAGGACGACGGCGGCACCCCCGCCCTGCGGCCGCAGCCGGGGCTGGCCGACCTGGACGCCCTGGTGGCCGAGGCACGGACCGCCGGGGCCCGCGTCGAGGCCCGGCTCCCCGACCCCGCGGCCGTGGTGCCCGACGGCGTCGGCCTCACGGCGTACCGCGTGGTCCAGGAGGCGCTCACCAACGTCCGCAAGCACGCCGGCCCCGACGTCGCCGTCCGGATCGAGGTCGCGGTCACCGGCAGCGCGGGCGGGCGGGCCGTCGAGGTGCTCGTGGAGGACGACGGCCGCGGCGCGGCGGCCGCCGACGACGGCCGCGGGCTGGGCCTGCTCGGCATGCGCGAGCGGGTCGGCGCGCACGGCGGCTCGGTCGAGGCGCACGCGCGGACCGGCGGCGGCTTCTCGGTCTCTGCGAGGATCCCCGCGTGA
- a CDS encoding RidA family protein, with the protein MGATPEERLAELGLEVPEVAAPVAAYVPAVRSGDQVFTSGQLPMRQGELLVTGKVGGEVSAEEAYACAQQCALNAIAAIKAQVGDLANVERVVKVTAFIASTPDFTGQPGVANGASELFGNAFGDAGVHARSAVGVPVLPLDAPVEVEVVVAVRPGA; encoded by the coding sequence GTGGGCGCGACCCCCGAGGAGCGGCTCGCCGAGCTGGGGCTGGAGGTGCCGGAGGTCGCGGCGCCGGTGGCGGCGTACGTCCCGGCCGTCCGCTCCGGCGACCAGGTCTTCACCTCGGGCCAGCTGCCGATGCGCCAGGGCGAGCTGCTGGTGACCGGCAAGGTCGGCGGGGAGGTCAGCGCCGAGGAGGCCTACGCCTGCGCCCAGCAGTGCGCCCTCAACGCGATCGCCGCGATCAAGGCGCAGGTCGGTGACCTGGCGAACGTCGAGCGCGTCGTCAAGGTGACCGCCTTCATCGCCTCCACGCCCGACTTCACCGGCCAGCCGGGGGTCGCGAACGGCGCCTCGGAGCTCTTCGGCAACGCCTTCGGCGACGCCGGCGTCCACGCCCGGTCCGCGGTCGGCGTGCCGGTGCTGCCGCTGGACGCGCCGGTCGAGGTCGAGGTCGTCGTCGCGGTCCGTCCGGGCGCATGA
- a CDS encoding NUDIX hydrolase, whose translation MRIPLPPVPLPEHLLDVAREYDDGTRVPVQPRDAATVVLMRDSAAGPEVYLLRRQVSMDFAGGMAVFPGGGVDQRDFDASVAWAGPDAADWARRLGTDEELARALVCAAVRETFEESGVLLAGESAETVVADTTGEDWEADRVALESRELAMTDFLNRRGLVLRTDLLGTWDGWLTPVFEPKRYRTWFFVALLPEGQRTRDVSTESSSVTWLPAAVAADQADGGELAMLPPTYLTCLEVGTHGTTAEVLAEAEQRAVAMFTPSVEPLGDAWTLSMPDRLRPLVAQRRRP comes from the coding sequence ATGAGGATCCCGCTGCCGCCGGTCCCGCTGCCCGAGCACCTGCTCGACGTCGCCCGGGAGTACGACGACGGCACGCGCGTCCCGGTGCAGCCGCGCGACGCGGCGACCGTGGTCCTGATGCGCGACTCGGCCGCGGGACCGGAGGTCTACCTTCTGCGCAGGCAGGTGTCGATGGACTTCGCCGGCGGCATGGCGGTCTTCCCCGGCGGCGGCGTGGACCAGCGCGACTTCGACGCCTCAGTCGCCTGGGCCGGCCCGGACGCGGCCGACTGGGCCCGGCGGCTCGGCACCGACGAGGAGCTGGCGCGGGCGCTGGTGTGCGCGGCGGTGCGCGAGACCTTCGAGGAGTCCGGCGTGCTCCTCGCCGGGGAGTCCGCGGAGACGGTGGTCGCCGACACGACCGGCGAGGACTGGGAGGCCGACCGGGTCGCCCTGGAGTCGCGCGAGCTCGCGATGACCGACTTCCTCAACCGCCGCGGGCTGGTGCTCCGCACCGACCTGCTCGGCACCTGGGACGGGTGGCTCACGCCGGTCTTCGAGCCCAAGCGCTACCGGACCTGGTTCTTCGTGGCGCTCCTGCCCGAGGGGCAGCGCACGCGCGACGTCTCGACCGAGTCCTCCTCGGTCACCTGGCTGCCGGCGGCCGTCGCGGCCGACCAGGCGGACGGTGGCGAGCTGGCGATGCTGCCGCCGACGTACCTCACGTGCCTGGAGGTGGGCACCCACGGCACGACCGCGGAGGTGCTGGCCGAGGCCGAGCAGCGGGCGGTGGCCATGTTCACCCCGTCGGTCGAGCCGCTCGGGGACGCCTGGACGCTGTCCATGCCCGACCGGCTGCGGCCCCTGGTGGCCCAGCGCCGCCGCCCGTGA
- a CDS encoding MBL fold metallo-hydrolase gives MSGSATGWAGGSFGERGSCVLAPNPDLMTLDGTNTWVLREPGARRSIVVDPGPSILEHLDAVAETAGEVGAVLLTHHHLDHSEAAREFAERMGCGVRALDPAYRLGSEGLADGDVVEVDGLEVHVVATPGHTADSLSFLLPAEGALLTGDTVLGRGTTVVAHPDGRLGAYLDSLDRLHALAERAEARTIWPGHGPVIEDALGALDFYIGHRRDRLAQVEAAVAGLADVSLEELPRRVVEVVYADVDPVLWGAAELSVRAQLAHLAAR, from the coding sequence GTGAGCGGCTCCGCCACCGGCTGGGCCGGGGGGTCCTTCGGCGAGCGCGGGTCGTGCGTGCTCGCGCCCAACCCCGACCTGATGACGCTGGACGGCACCAACACCTGGGTGCTGCGCGAGCCGGGCGCGCGGCGCTCGATCGTGGTCGACCCCGGCCCCTCGATCCTGGAGCACCTCGACGCGGTCGCGGAGACGGCCGGCGAGGTGGGCGCGGTGCTGCTGACCCACCACCACCTCGACCACTCCGAGGCGGCCCGGGAGTTCGCCGAGCGGATGGGCTGCGGGGTCCGCGCGCTCGACCCGGCGTACCGGCTCGGGTCCGAGGGCCTCGCCGACGGCGACGTGGTGGAGGTCGACGGCCTCGAGGTCCACGTCGTCGCGACCCCGGGCCACACCGCCGACTCGCTGTCGTTCCTGCTGCCCGCGGAGGGTGCCCTGCTCACCGGGGACACCGTGCTCGGTCGCGGCACCACCGTCGTCGCCCACCCCGACGGCCGGCTCGGCGCCTACCTCGACAGCCTCGACCGGCTGCACGCCCTGGCCGAGCGGGCCGAGGCGCGGACGATCTGGCCCGGTCACGGCCCGGTCATCGAGGACGCGCTCGGGGCCCTGGACTTCTACATCGGCCACCGGCGTGACCGGCTCGCGCAGGTCGAGGCGGCCGTCGCCGGACTGGCGGACGTGTCGCTCGAGGAGCTGCCGCGGCGGGTGGTCGAGGTCGTGTACGCCGACGTCGACCCGGTCCTGTGGGGCGCCGCGGAGCTCTCGGTCCGCGCCCAGCTCGCCCACCTCGCCGCCCGCTGA
- a CDS encoding Crp/Fnr family transcriptional regulator, translating to MDNDVLRQAPLFSALDDEAATALRASMSESRLRRGDVLFHEGDSGDKLYIVLDGKVKLGRTSSDGRENLLAILGPGQMFGELSLFDPGPRSATVTAVTDASFASLSHEDLLRWLEGRPVVARGLLTQLAGRLRKANDVVADLVFSDVPGRVAKALLDLADRFGRTADDGVHVHHDLTQEELAQLVGASRETVNKALADFASRGWLRLEPRSVVIMDVERLSRRAR from the coding sequence GTGGACAACGACGTACTTCGTCAGGCGCCGCTGTTCAGCGCGCTGGACGACGAGGCGGCGACGGCGCTGCGGGCGTCGATGTCGGAGAGCCGGCTGCGCCGCGGGGACGTGCTGTTCCACGAGGGCGACTCCGGTGACAAGCTCTACATCGTCCTCGACGGCAAGGTGAAGCTCGGCCGCACCTCCTCCGACGGCCGCGAGAACCTGCTGGCGATCCTCGGCCCCGGCCAGATGTTCGGCGAGCTCTCGCTCTTCGACCCGGGTCCGCGCTCGGCGACCGTCACCGCGGTGACCGACGCCTCGTTCGCCTCGCTCTCCCACGAGGACCTCCTGCGCTGGCTCGAGGGGCGCCCCGTGGTCGCCCGCGGCCTGCTCACCCAGCTCGCCGGCCGGCTGCGCAAGGCCAACGACGTCGTGGCCGACCTCGTCTTCTCCGACGTCCCCGGCCGCGTCGCCAAGGCCCTGCTCGACCTCGCCGACCGCTTCGGCCGCACCGCCGACGACGGGGTGCACGTCCACCACGACCTCACGCAGGAGGAGCTCGCCCAGCTGGTCGGCGCCTCCCGCGAGACGGTCAACAAGGCGCTGGCCGACTTCGCCTCCCGCGGCTGGCTCCGCCTCGAGCCGCGCTCGGTGGTCATCATGGACGTCGAGCGCCTGTCCCGCCGCGCCCGTTGA
- the nth gene encoding endonuclease III, with translation MPAEESPTALVRRARKIDRVLAETYPDARCELDFANPFELLVVTVLSAQTTDRRVNAARPALFAAYPDARAMAAADRAHLEQLVGPLGFFRAKTESLLKLSAALVADHGGEVPPRLDDLVKLPGVGRKTANVVLGNAFDIPGITVDTHFGRLVRRFGWTEETDPVKVEHAVGALFPKRDWTMLSHHLIWHGRRVCHAKKPACGACPVARWCPAYGAGPTDPEAAAALVKTQGPA, from the coding sequence GTGCCAGCCGAGGAGTCGCCGACCGCGCTGGTCCGGCGCGCCCGCAAGATCGACCGGGTCCTCGCGGAGACCTATCCCGACGCCCGGTGCGAGCTGGACTTCGCCAACCCCTTCGAGCTGCTGGTCGTCACGGTGCTCAGCGCGCAGACCACGGACCGGCGGGTCAACGCGGCGCGGCCGGCGCTGTTCGCGGCGTACCCCGACGCCCGCGCGATGGCCGCCGCCGACCGGGCCCACCTCGAGCAGCTGGTCGGCCCGCTGGGCTTCTTCCGCGCCAAGACCGAGTCGCTGCTGAAGCTGAGCGCGGCGCTCGTGGCCGACCACGGCGGCGAGGTGCCGCCGCGGCTGGACGACCTGGTCAAGCTCCCCGGCGTCGGCCGCAAGACCGCCAACGTCGTGCTGGGCAACGCCTTCGACATCCCGGGCATCACCGTCGACACCCACTTCGGCCGCCTGGTGCGCCGCTTCGGGTGGACCGAGGAGACCGACCCGGTCAAGGTCGAGCACGCCGTGGGGGCGCTCTTCCCCAAGCGCGACTGGACGATGCTGTCCCACCACCTGATCTGGCACGGCCGGCGGGTCTGCCACGCCAAGAAGCCGGCGTGCGGCGCCTGCCCGGTCGCGCGCTGGTGCCCGGCGTACGGCGCGGGCCCGACCGACCCCGAGGCAGCGGCCGCCCTGGTCAAGACCCAGGGCCCCGCGTGA
- a CDS encoding CoA pyrophosphatase produces the protein MSADRPVPGLPDWMRPVEQAVSTIEVTHLTRFVPPEDSDAREGAVLMLFSEGPRGGEVLLTERAHDMRSHPGQVSFPGGSIDPGESVVEAALREAEEEVGVVPGSVDVVGCLPQLWLPPSNFAVTPVVGWWREPAQVSVVSRAEVHAIHHAAIEDLVDPENRVTVRHPVGYTSPGFLIGPERDVILWGFTGGIIARLFDYLGWTRAWDTSRVRDLPAYMLQGDSRTQRNARAGMLDIEEPDR, from the coding sequence GTGAGCGCCGACCGGCCGGTGCCGGGCCTGCCGGACTGGATGCGGCCGGTCGAGCAGGCCGTCTCCACCATCGAGGTCACCCACCTGACCCGCTTCGTCCCGCCGGAGGACTCCGACGCCCGCGAGGGTGCGGTGCTGATGCTCTTCAGCGAGGGTCCGCGCGGCGGCGAGGTGCTGCTGACCGAGCGCGCGCACGACATGCGCAGCCACCCCGGCCAGGTCTCCTTCCCCGGCGGCTCGATCGACCCGGGGGAGTCGGTCGTCGAGGCGGCGCTGCGGGAGGCCGAGGAGGAGGTCGGCGTCGTGCCGGGCTCGGTCGACGTCGTGGGGTGCCTGCCGCAGCTGTGGCTGCCGCCGAGCAACTTCGCGGTCACCCCGGTGGTCGGCTGGTGGCGCGAGCCCGCGCAGGTCTCGGTGGTGAGCCGGGCCGAGGTGCACGCGATCCACCACGCCGCGATCGAGGACCTCGTCGACCCCGAGAACCGCGTGACCGTGCGTCACCCGGTGGGCTACACGAGCCCGGGCTTCCTGATCGGCCCCGAGCGCGACGTCATCCTGTGGGGCTTCACCGGCGGGATCATCGCGCGGCTCTTCGACTACCTGGGCTGGACGCGCGCGTGGGACACCTCGCGGGTCCGCGACCTGCCGGCGTACATGCTGCAAGGTGACTCCCGCACCCAGCGGAACGCCCGCGCGGGCATGCTGGACATCGAGGAGCCCGATCGGTGA
- a CDS encoding MarP family serine protease produces the protein MNALDWLLVLLVLAYALSGYWQGFVTGAFATTGLLLGGLAGVWLAPVALGDAAPSLVVSLGALFIVILTASLGQAVLQYAGARIRDRITWQPVRAIDAVGGAALSAAAVLLVAWALGVAISGSAISGVTPLVRGSTVLAKVDGALPGSAGNVLDTFNNVVGTTFFPRYLEPFAPERIVEVGPGPKRLLRDPDVEAAQPSVLKIRGTNGCGRGIEGSGFLYADDRLMTNAHVVAGVAEPAVELGEDTVSAQVVYYNSELDVAVLALDDGGLPVLDFDEDAQPRDGVAILGYPQDGPYNVNPGRIRAEQRLRSPNIYGDGTVIREVFSLRGLVRPGNSGGPIVSSRGDVVGVVFAASVTDKDTGYALTAEQVADARRIGVTNTEAVSTGDCAG, from the coding sequence GTGAACGCGCTGGACTGGCTGCTGGTCCTGCTGGTGCTCGCGTACGCGCTCTCCGGCTACTGGCAGGGCTTCGTCACCGGCGCGTTCGCGACCACGGGGCTGCTCCTCGGCGGTCTGGCCGGCGTGTGGCTGGCCCCGGTCGCCCTCGGTGACGCGGCGCCCTCGCTCGTCGTGTCGCTGGGCGCGCTGTTCATCGTGATCCTGACCGCCTCGCTGGGCCAGGCGGTCCTGCAGTACGCCGGCGCGCGGATCCGCGACCGGATCACCTGGCAGCCGGTGCGGGCCATCGACGCGGTCGGCGGCGCGGCGCTCAGCGCGGCGGCCGTGCTGCTGGTGGCCTGGGCGCTCGGCGTCGCGATCTCCGGGTCGGCCATCTCCGGGGTCACCCCGCTGGTCCGCGGGTCGACGGTGCTCGCGAAGGTCGACGGGGCGCTGCCCGGCTCGGCCGGGAACGTGCTCGACACGTTCAACAACGTGGTCGGGACGACGTTCTTCCCCCGCTACCTCGAGCCGTTCGCGCCGGAGCGGATCGTCGAGGTGGGCCCCGGCCCGAAGCGGCTGCTGCGCGACCCCGACGTCGAGGCCGCCCAGCCCAGCGTGCTGAAGATCCGCGGGACGAACGGGTGCGGCCGCGGGATCGAGGGCTCGGGGTTCCTCTACGCCGACGACCGGCTGATGACCAACGCCCACGTGGTGGCCGGGGTCGCGGAGCCGGCGGTCGAGCTCGGCGAGGACACCGTCTCGGCGCAGGTCGTCTACTACAACAGCGAGCTCGACGTGGCGGTGCTGGCGCTCGACGACGGCGGGCTGCCGGTGCTGGACTTCGACGAGGACGCCCAGCCCAGGGACGGGGTGGCGATCCTGGGCTACCCCCAGGACGGGCCCTACAACGTCAACCCGGGCCGGATCCGTGCCGAGCAGCGGCTGCGCTCGCCCAACATCTACGGCGACGGCACCGTGATCCGCGAGGTCTTCTCGCTGCGCGGGCTGGTGCGCCCCGGCAACTCCGGCGGCCCGATCGTCTCCTCGCGCGGCGACGTCGTCGGCGTGGTGTTCGCGGCCTCGGTGACCGACAAGGACACCGGCTACGCGCTGACCGCCGAGCAGGTGGCCGACGCCCGCCGCATCGGCGTCACCAACACCGAGGCCGTGTCGACCGGCGACTGCGCGGGCTGA